GGAGCACAAGCAGGCGGACGTGTCCATCCCACTGCAGTCCTCCGGGTGGGGGgcggccgcccccggcccccggTCGGACCCGCAGCCCCGGGACTACGTGCTCTGGTCGGTGTTCAATGTGCTGCTGTGGTGCGCGCTGGGCGGGCTGGGCTGCTTCGGCTTCCCCGCGCTCGTCTACTCCATCAAGGTGaggggggggggccgggggcaCCCGCATCTAGCCCTGATCGGCCCCGGGACCCCCACCCAGACTAACCCCCAGCCAGCCCCTTTCAGGACTTCCCTCCTCCGACTGAGCCCGACCCGGGACCGCCCCCGACCCAGCCCGACCCGGACCTTCCCCTCACCCCGGGATCCCCCAGTCCcgtccccccacccccagccttCCCTGGCACCACCCCGGTCCgctcccccctgcccacctCCCTCCAAATGCCTCTCCTACCCTCGCATTCCCAGATCCCCTCTCCCACCCTGGCACCCCCCAATGCCCTGTGCCCCCCgctgagcctgcagctcccGAGTGCCGGGACCGCGGGGCAGCTCTCGGTGGCCTCGCCCCGTGCCCTGGGTGACACGTCCCCGGGGTCCCAGCACAACCTCGCAGCCACCCCGGGTGGGTTGGCCCCCCCGTCGGTGCCTCAcgcaccccaaaccccccgtTTGCCCCCCAGGCCCGCGACTGTAAGTTGGTGGGGGACTTGGAGGGTGCCCGGCGTCACAGCGACCGCGCCAAGGTGATCAACATCGTCTGCTCCGTGGTGGTCGCCGTCACCTTGGTGATCTTCATCATCCTCACGGCCATCTTCATCTCCACATTCAGGGGCATCTGACCACCACTTGGCCCCATCTGCGGGGtgcttcccccccaccccccccccacacctCCAAAATGTGCCCGCTCGGGAGCGAAGGGAGTGACCCCGGTCCCCTCGCTGCCAGCATCGCCGGTGTCCCCGCACGGCCgcgggacgggacggggcgGCCAGGCTGGGGCACGGGGGACAGCCCCCTATCCCCCCTGCCTTTGCTCCGCTCACACGCTTCGTGgcacctgtgacacacctgtcGGTCACCATTGCCACCGATAAAGTCCCGCCGAGCCGCCTCGCTGTCACCTCATTGACCTCTGGACGTCGCAGAGAGTCCTCGGGCATCTTTGTggcttcctcctcttcctcctgctcttctccctgcctCCATCCTGCCGCGGAGCAGAGCGCATCCAGCCCAAAGCCCAGGGAAGCTTCTTCCCAACATCTTGGATGTTATAGATACATAGTATAATATTAGCTTTTCGCAAATaccaaaatggattttatatgtgtagtgttaaagtaactttgttataaagatacagcttttatttctgttgttaattaagcttagaCGTAGTAGTGAAATAGCTAATATAAgtgtgcttgtgttaaaatgcctgcttagATGAGATAACACCCAATAAGCATATAAAAAAAGACAGCTGCTTACAGAGATTAACAACACTCACCCAGTGTAGACAGAACCAaaagtaataagaaaaaaaacccaaaaccacaaccaaaaaaTACACATACTCtaaaaaagtaaaaccaaaaaatagCCATACTAAACAATTcttaaaatatgtaaactagTTTAAGAAAAACGTTTACCATACATAAGAGCCTATAAATATACAACAGGCTGATAtgaggaaaaaactgtttaagaAGTATCTCCAAAGATAACAGTGTGCTCTTAACAAAgtacccagacactcccagcTGTAATATTTACTCTATGTTCCTTATCTCCTATtatcctttattaaactttttacattttcacgAGAGAGTAAGCGTGTTTTTCACATTGGAGatggcagaaaaaggaaattaaaacccCTCCGCGTGTTTTGGCTGCCCACACCCCCCACCCTGCAGCCTTGTGTTCCCCCCACTGCCGGGGAGCCCCATGGATGTGGCTCTTCCACCTTTCCATATTAACTTCCCATTTCATCCACCCGGCAGCCCAAAAGTGCTGCCGAggggggctctgccctgcccagcacaccTGGAGGGTGGGCTCGGAGGTACCTGTGCCAGCCAGCGccgtgctgctcctgggctccGCCTTGGAGTGACCCTCCTGCGGCGTCAGAGTCACACCGGAGCCACCCGCGCTCCTCATCCCGGGAGGAATGCTGGCTATTACAAGCCCGTGGGCTCACCATCCCAGCCCGGCCTGTGGGACAACCACATCCCTCAGGGCTGTAATTTCCCAGGTTTATATTTAGCAGAGCAGGGATATAAAAGAGGTGCCGGCCACGCTCCCGCGAGGCTGCCGGAGCCGCGGGTGCCCCTCTCCGTGGCCATGGACACCTCGTACCCGCGGGAGGAGCGGCCGCCCCCCAAGCGGGGGCCGCCCCCGGCCGCCCCTCCACCCCGTGATCACCTGGTCTGGGCCATCTTCAACACCCTCTACATGAACTTCTGCTGCCTGGGCTTCGTGGCGCTCGCCTTCGCCGTCAAGGTACGGGAGCGGCGGTACCGGAGCGCCCAAGGGCTCCGGGAGTCCCTCCCCACGCAGACGCCGAGGGAGGGATGCCCAAGGAGGCACCGAGCGCTTGGGATAATCCCGGGCGGGCTGGGGCGGGCAGATCCCAACACTCTCCACAGGTGGGTGAATCACCTGCCACTGGTGAAtcctccctgcttttcctgccacTGATTCCGGAGGTTGTGGGACAGCCGTGGATAACCTCAGCCCCCTGCCCACCAcccgaggagcagctgcttgaTCCTAAAAAGTGCCATGGGGACCGTGAttcctctgtccccatcccccggcaggagcagctccagctgtggaaAGATGGGAACAAGCAGGGACCGGAGTCAGGAGAGGCTCCGGaggaagcaggagggaaaatcccagccccagctgggctAGACTGGGATAGAAAAatgagcacaggcagagctggagccagaAAGGCTCTGGAtgaagcaggaaggaaaacacaaggGGGAAAGGATGCAGGGttggaggggagcaggagcagcctgggatggatggatggatggatggatggatggatggatggatggatggatggatggatggatggatggatggatgcataAATTGTGGGTTACAAAAGGGACAAATCCCTAGAGCAGGATGGGGCTGAAGGAAGGGGATGCAGGAAGGGCTGTGGGAAAGGGCTGCAAGAAgggggctgtgggaaggggctttgggaaggggctgagggaAGGGTCTCTCCTCGGCTGTTGCAGGCTCGGGACCGGAAAGTATCCGGGGATGTGGAAGCTGCTCGGCACTTCAGCTCCAAGGCGCGGTGCTACAACGCCCTGGCCACGGCAGGCAGCGTGGTGCTGCCACTCCTGCTCGGTGCCCTCATTGTCACCGGTGTCATCCACCTCTCCAAGCTGGCCCAGGAGTCTGTTGGCTTCTTCACCTACCAGTTCAGTGGGAGCGACGACGACGACCAGTGACCCAGGGTGAAGGGCTGGTGGCACCTTCTCTGCGTTGCTGGTGGCCCCCCCAAAAGGCCACCACCCCTCTCTGCCACCCCACTCCCCAACCCcagttatttttgtttatcctgtgggtttttttacctcCCGTTATCCCGTGTGGAGCCCCAGCTTCTGTGGTCACTATTTAAATCATTAAACGCTTCACACAGTGCGATTTTCTGTGTGTGGAAAGGGGCAGGGGGGTGCCAAAGGGAAAACATA
The window above is part of the Vidua macroura isolate BioBank_ID:100142 chromosome 6, ASM2450914v1, whole genome shotgun sequence genome. Proteins encoded here:
- the LOC128809171 gene encoding interferon-induced transmembrane protein 5-like, whose translation is MDTSYPREERPPPKRGPPPAAPPPRDHLVWAIFNTLYMNFCCLGFVALAFAVKARDRKVSGDVEAARHFSSKARCYNALATAGSVVLPLLLGALIVTGVIHLSKLAQESVGFFTYQFSGSDDDDQ
- the LOC128809262 gene encoding interferon-induced transmembrane protein 5-like produces the protein MEHKQADVSIPLQSSGWGAAAPGPRSDPQPRDYVLWSVFNVLLWCALGGLGCFGFPALVYSIKARDCKLVGDLEGARRHSDRAKVINIVCSVVVAVTLVIFIILTAIFISTFRGI